CGCATAATCAGTTCTTTATTTTCATCACTCCTCAGGGCCTGGCCATGAACCCCAAGATACAAGAAAACCCAGTTCTGCGTGAGATTGTCATGCTGGGCTATGGCACCCTGGTTGCTAAATACTGTGCAGAGGACCCAACTTGCCCAGCTGAGCTAGTGAGGgtatgtatctttttttttaacatgttttatataACTCAAATTAAGTTATAACATCAGGGACACAAATGTTTTTTCTGTTGCTCCCACAGCCCATCCATGAACTTGTTATTCAGGCTGTTGCCAGAGGTGAAATTGAGGAGGTCATTATCACTCTCAAAGTCCTGGGTAATGCTGGACATCCTGCCAGCCTGAAGCCAATCATGAAGCTCCTGCCTGGCTTTGGAAGTGCTGCTGCTGGCCTGCCACACAGAGTTCACATTGATGCTGTTTTGGCCCTGAGGAACATTGCTAAGAAGGAGCCCAAGATGGTGAGACTACATTTTGCGATTCCTTCCATTACTAAGAATGAATACACTTAagacatgttttatttataacATTCATCTTTGTGAATTAGATCCAGGAAATGGCTGTTCAGCTGTTCATGGACAAGGCTCTCCACCCAGAGCTACGAATGGTTGCTGCTATCGTAATGTTTGAGACCAAGCTGCCAATGGGTCTGGTGACTACTCTCGCCAATGTCCTCTTgaaagaaaataatctgcagattgtTAGCTTTGTCTACTCCTACATGAAAGCCATGACCAAGAACACCGCTCCTGATTTTGCCTCTGTGTAAGAACTTACATAATATTTCATTTTGCAGTATTTGGTTTGCTATTTAAACATGTCAGCACAAATAATTGCATATATTTTATTGTCTACTTTCAGTGCTGCTGCCTGTAACGTTGCTGTGAAGCTCCTTAGCCCCAAATTTGACAGAATGAGCTATCACTTCAGCAGAGCTTTCTATTTAGATACCTACCACAGTAAGAGCACAACAGGATCATAATTTGTCATCAAAGTTTTTAGATTAAAACATGGGTTTTGATGGTTCTCATATTTTGCCCTACAGACCCCTTGATGATGGGTGCTGCTGCTAGCGCCTTCTATGTTAACAATGCTGCAACTCTTTTTCCAAGAACCATTGTGGCCAAAGCTCGCACCTACTTTGCAGGAGCTTATGCTGATGTCCTTGAGGTATGACAATCATGTCTTACATAGCTAATTAACAGAACCAAAGGCTCTCATATATCTGGCATATGCCACTCCCATCTTATACACCTTTGCACAATGCAAatgtgtcaaatcataacagcaAAAAGGAAATTTAGCTAGCCTTTGGAATTAATGTCTACATCTCAGGCTGTTTACCAATGTCATGAATCCTAACTTTAACATAACAGATTCAAATTTTCTGTCAACAAGCTTCATTATTTTGGCTATATTCACCTTGCACATTATATTTTTAGTAATAATTTTTAAAATACTAACCCATCAaataattttcctttttttcagctTGGAGTAAGAACTGAGGGAATGCAGGAGGCCCTTCTGAAAATACAAAAGTCTCCAGAGAATGCTGACAGGATGACGAAGATGAAACAAGTTATAAAGGCTGTAAGTTAAAGAGATGAtgataatatatgtatatattttaaaaaggaatTATGTAATCAAAACACATATAAAGTTTATTaaccgttttctttttttgcacagCTTTCTGAGTGGAGGGCTCATCCTTCCAGCCAGCCTCTGGCCTCTGTGTATGTGAAATTCTTTGGACAGGAAATCGCATTTGCCAACATTGACAAAGCCATTATTGATCAGATTATTGAGGTAGGGCATATTCTACTGTAACTAGTCTACTACCTGCTAAGTAATCAATGGTTATTAACTGAATATCTGATGTCCTATGAGCAattttgtgtttacagctttcCAGAGGACCAGCAATCCACACTTATGGCAGGAATGCTTTGAATGCTGTGATGTCTGGGTTCGCATTTCATTTCACAAAACCAATGCTGGTTGCTGAAGTTCGTCGCATCTTTCCCACCACCGTTGGTCTGCCCATGGAGCTCAGTTTCTATACTGCTGCTGTGGCTGCTGCCTCTGTTGACCGTAAGTTGCACTTGTGGAGCTTAAAGGTAAAATATATACTGTTCTGTCAACATAGTGTTTAAAGCTGGCCCCTCCCCCTGACTCAGAGTCagcaagtgagagagagagagagagagagagagagagataatgaAGAGAGGAAGTGCCAAACAATTGTTTCATGGTGGTtatgttctaaagcacaaataaacaaaccCACACTTCTGAAGGAAGATGTCACATTGCCGGATTATAAGAGGATGCAGAGCTTCATCCTGTCAGTTTCCGTTTGTGTATTGAAAAACCTGTTAGGCAGTATGAGATGCCAAGGGGTAAAATGGCGGTTAAGAATAAAAACGGGTTGCACAACCTGAACGCTGTTATTGGCAGGGGTTACACACCCACGTGGGGCCAAAAGGCATTTTGCTGATGCAGAGGGCAGGTTCTCTGCAGATACAGAATCCACCACAAACTTCTTGTGGgtcataagtgatgattgagagatgatttttgTATTAATCTCTACTATACTAAAATTATTTATACAGATAGTGAAAATGTTATTGTTCACAGTCCAAGCCACTGTGACACCACCTCTGCCTGCGGACTTCAATGCTGCCCAGCTTCTGAAGTCTGACATCAACATCAGGGCTGACATTACTTCAAGGTAATCTAGGTGCAGCTTATTAAGATTCTTCTCATCAGTTTAAAACAAAGGTTCTTAGGAAAATCCTACTAAAAAATGTTTCTGTCCCTTGCAGTGTGTCCATGCATACCTACGCAGTTATGGGAGTGAATACTGCTTTCGTCCAGGCTACCCTGATGTCAAAAGCCAGAGTTCACACAACTGTTCCTGCAAAGATGGAAGCAAGAATTAACATGATTAAGGGGAACTTCAAGCTGCAGTTCCTGCCTGTTCAGGGCATCGATAAGATTGCAACTGTATTGTATGTACTTTTCCTCATCACCAAGTGTAATTTATCACCCAGTTTTGAAATTCtgttttcttaaaacaatttTTCCTTCCTCCAACAGTGTTGATACTTTTGCTGTTGCAAGAAATGTGGAAGACCTTGCAGCTGCCAAAATCACACCAGTGGTTCCAGCTGAAGTTGCAGCACAGACATCAAGGGAAACCTTTTCTTCAAAGATTTCAAGGATAGCATCCTCTCTGGCTGATGATATGGTGAGTTTGATTCAATTACATGTTCCAACACAAACATTAACCCGCATCAAATTAATGTGGTGACCTCTGTTGTGCTTTTACAGTCAGTGTCATCTGAAATCCTTCCTGTTGACTTGCCAAGTAGAATTGTCCCCAAGGcctttgaaaagaaaatgtgtgctGTAATCGAAACCTTCGGAATCAAGGCATGCACTGAGATTGAATCTCGCAACGCAGCCTTCATCAAAAACTGCCCACTCTACACCATAATTGGAAAACATGCGGTCGTTGTTGAGGTTGCTCCAGGCAAGTGAAATGGATGACATTAAATTACTAATATAAGTAATTTTGTAAGAAGTTGCTAAAAAGTAAGATATGTACTTATCTATTTGGTTGCAGCTGCCGGACCAGTCGTCGAGAAGATTGAAATTGAGGTTCAGGTTGGAGATAGGGCAGTAGAAAAGATCCTCAAAGTCATTAACCTGAACGAGGAAGAGGAAATAAATGAGGACAAAAACGTCCTGATGAAACTCAAGAAAATCCTGGTTACTGGTCTGAAGAACAGCACAGCAGCATCCTCCAGCTCCAGCAGCTCCCGCTCCAGCAGCTCCTCCTCCGCATCATCCAagtcctcctccagctcctcctccgCATCATCCAagtcctcctccagctcctcctccagatcctcctccagctcctcctccgCATCATCCAagtcctcctccagctcctcctccagctcctcctccagctcctcctctcGCTCCAAGAGCAAGGCAGTTGGCAAGGCATCAAAGAGACTGAGCAGCTCCTCCAGCGCACGCTCCAGCAGTGCTTCAAGCAGCCAGTCTTCTCTCATGTCCAGCAGCCCCTcctccagctccagctccagctccagctccagctcctCAAGGGCCAGATCATTGTCCAAGGTGAGACAGCTTTACCTCAGAGCATGTAAAAAACAGTAGACTCATACATATGTGAAAGAActaatacaaaacaaattctatTGCAGCAACAACTGTATGAAATGAAGTTTATGAAGAACCACATCCACCAGGTAATTATCAGATTGATGAGACAGCCACATCGTGTACATCATGTTGGAGCAGGCTAATGTATGGTTTCTTTGTTTGCAGCATGCCCTCTCCACAGCCCGTGCCAACAGCAAGAGCAGTGCCGACAGCTTCGAGACCATCTACAATAAGGTAAGTCATCAGACCAAGCCATGTACAGTCTCTTGTATTCGGTGGGAAAAATCTAAACTTTCATTAATATCAATCTCTGGTTTTCACTTTAAGGCCAAGTACCTCTCTAATGCTCTCGCTCCTATTGTGACTATTCTCATCCGTGCTGTGAGAGATGACCACAAGGTTCAGGGATACCAGATTACAGCTTACTTTGACAGAGATACTGACAGACTTCAGGTCATTTTTGCCAACCTGGCTGAGAATGACAACTGGAGAATCTGTGCCGATGTTGTGATGCTGAGTTACCACAAGCTGATGGTAAAAACCTAGATTTGGTGATTCAACATCAGTTGTTTTACATCTATGTGAAGCTTCAGATTTAAACTCTAATTTAAATTTATCTTAGGCCAAGATTGCCTGGGGCATTGAGTGCAAACAATACAAGACTGAGATCACAGCTGAGACTGGTCTTGTGGGTAAAGACCCTGCAGTCGGTGTTAAGGTTGCCTGGGACAAACTTCCAAAGAGCATGATGCGCTATGCAAAAAGGTAATGTCACAAACTAAGCAGATTTCAAAAATGttattatgtatatgtataaccTTAATCAGGCATCCTGGATGAAGACGTGTTTGGGAATTCATTACTTTCTTTTAGAATgatttcattttcagtttttttttttttataaaactttatttttatgcCTACCTAGGATCTCTCAGTACATTTCCCGTGTCGCTAAGGAATATGGAATAAGCCTGGTAAAGGCAAAAAATGTTCGTAATCAGATCAGACTTTCTGTGGCTTCTGCTTCTGAGACAAGCCTGAATGTTGTGCTGAAGACACCAAAGGTTCAGTTTTATTGCCCATTATTTGCACACAGAAAATGTCTGCAGCATATTTTGTCATCCATTTTCTACACACTTCAAAACCGTTTCTAATATTTTTATATCACAGAGGACATTATACATATTTGGTGTGCATCTCCCTATTGCTCTGCCAATTGGTGACACTGCTGCTGAGTTAGGATCCTACCAAAGCAACTGGGCTGACAAGATCTCCTACATGCTCACCAAGGCTCATGCAGGTGCAAACATTTAAAGAAACATCTTTTACTGAATTGTCAGACTGAACATTAAATAGCTAACTTACTGAttcatctttttctttctaCTCCAGCTGAGTGTTCTATGGTCAAAGACACAGTGATCACATTCAACAACAGGAAATACAAGAACGAGATGCCCCACTCTTGCTCCCAGGTTTTAGCTCAGGATTGTACCCCGGAACTTAAATTCATTGTTCTGCTGAAGAGGGATCAACCAGAGGAACAGAACCAGATCAATGTGAAGATCGGAAACATGTATGAACatagtatttatatgtttattatttatatctTTATTGAAGGAATTGTCccacaaagaaaacaaacaatccAGAAATTAACTGAAACACATGTATTTCAATTGTTTTTCAACA
The Perca fluviatilis chromosome 9, GENO_Pfluv_1.0, whole genome shotgun sequence genome window above contains:
- the LOC120565169 gene encoding vitellogenin-2-like, which encodes MRVLVLAFTVALAAGNQVNFAPEFATGKSYVYKYEAFIMGGLPEEGLARAGVKVISKVLISAAEADTFVLKLVDPEIFEYSDIWPKDAFIPATKLTSALAAQLSTPIKFEYVNGVVGKMFAPAGVSETVLNVFRGILNIFQLNIKKTQNVYELQEPGVQGVCKTHYIISEDAKADRILLTKTKDLNHCQERIIKDIGLAYTERCAECEARGKSLNGAAAFSYIMKPAATGSLILEATGTELIQFSPFNIMNGAAQMEAKQILTFIEIATAAVEHIRDDVPYVHRGSLQYEFDTELLQIPIQLLKISNAEAQIVEILNHLVTSNVAMVHEDAPLKFIELIQLLRVARFESIEALWTRFKAKSEYRHWILNAVPAIGTLAALKFFKEKFLAGELSIAEAAQAFLASVQMVTADLEVIKLAEGLAMNPKIQENPVLREIVMLGYGTLVAKYCAEDPTCPAELVRPIHELVIQAVARGEIEEVIITLKVLGNAGHPASLKPIMKLLPGFGSAAAGLPHRVHIDAVLALRNIAKKEPKMIQEMAVQLFMDKALHPELRMVAAIVMFETKLPMGLVTTLANVLLKENNLQIVSFVYSYMKAMTKNTAPDFASVAAACNVAVKLLSPKFDRMSYHFSRAFYLDTYHNPLMMGAAASAFYVNNAATLFPRTIVAKARTYFAGAYADVLELGVRTEGMQEALLKIQKSPENADRMTKMKQVIKALSEWRAHPSSQPLASVYVKFFGQEIAFANIDKAIIDQIIELSRGPAIHTYGRNALNAVMSGFAFHFTKPMLVAEVRRIFPTTVGLPMELSFYTAAVAAASVDLQATVTPPLPADFNAAQLLKSDINIRADITSSVSMHTYAVMGVNTAFVQATLMSKARVHTTVPAKMEARINMIKGNFKLQFLPVQGIDKIATVFVDTFAVARNVEDLAAAKITPVVPAEVAAQTSRETFSSKISRIASSLADDMSVSSEILPVDLPSRIVPKAFEKKMCAVIETFGIKACTEIESRNAAFIKNCPLYTIIGKHAVVVEVAPAAGPVVEKIEIEVQVGDRAVEKILKVINLNEEEEINEDKNVLMKLKKILVTGLKNSTAASSSSSSSRSSSSSSASSKSSSSSSSASSKSSSSSSSRSSSSSSSASSKSSSSSSSSSSSSSSSRSKSKAVGKASKRLSSSSSARSSSASSSQSSLMSSSPSSSSSSSSSSSSSRARSLSKQQLYEMKFMKNHIHQHALSTARANSKSSADSFETIYNKAKYLSNALAPIVTILIRAVRDDHKVQGYQITAYFDRDTDRLQVIFANLAENDNWRICADVVMLSYHKLMAKIAWGIECKQYKTEITAETGLVGKDPAVGVKVAWDKLPKSMMRYAKRISQYISRVAKEYGISLVKAKNVRNQIRLSVASASETSLNVVLKTPKRTLYIFGVHLPIALPIGDTAAELGSYQSNWADKISYMLTKAHAAECSMVKDTVITFNNRKYKNEMPHSCSQVLAQDCTPELKFIVLLKRDQPEEQNQINVKIGNIDVDLHPKGSVIIVKVNGVEIPINNLPYQHPTGKILIRQKGEGIALHAPSHGLQEVYIDLNELKVKVVDWMRGQTCGLCGKADGEIRQEYRTPNERLTKNAVSYAHSWVLSGKSCRDASECYMKLESVKLEKQVILHGQVSKCYSVEPVLRCLAGCMPVRTTIATVGYHCLPVDSNLNVSEGLSSIYEKSIDLIETAEAHLACRCAAQCA